A window from Vigna angularis cultivar LongXiaoDou No.4 chromosome 7, ASM1680809v1, whole genome shotgun sequence encodes these proteins:
- the LOC108338066 gene encoding pumilio homolog 1 isoform X2, which yields MVSDSYGKMISDVAIRSMLKNGEYAGEDLGVLRERELARLRSGSAPPTVEGSLTAVGGLFEGSPAAPGYGGRRGFGSEEELRADPNYANYYYSNVNLNPRLPPPLASKEDWRFVQRLRGGSKVGGVGDRRMTSDDGVIEGGDNNPLFSVHPAGFGVKEEGGLKHRKGGPEWSGEDGLMGLPALGLGSRQKSIAELFQDEINNASSGSKHPHNLPSSNLFDDIAEKSETHAAYVHQELNALRSGGNKLGISAAQNFVGSGPQTYASALGASLSRSSTPDSQLLPRAASPCLPPIGDGRSTSADKKSSNGQNLLNAVSSNLNESADLASALAGINLSTKDIIDDEKYSQSSRHSEDYTHSFKQQPYLNSPDSLAFQRHSATQSHLKVNKVSSFGLDLNKSSGYADEQLEPHKAGGISLNTHLKGHSAATFRSRGSSPAHYQNVEDISYPNYGMNGYSVNPPSPSMMAGQLGSGNLPPFFENAVVAASALGLNAMDSIALGRGVTLGPLLAATELQNSSRLGSHAAGSNQQLPLMDPLYLQYLRSGDVASAAQIAALKESVINRECTDLLGLQKAYVESLITPQNSHFNVPYLGKSATLSPNSFGNPSYGLATSYPGSPLAGSLFPNSFYGPGSPMNQSERNMRLSGMRNVVGGFMGAWHSDTVGSLEENFASSLLDEFKSNKTKCFELSEIAGHVVEFSADQYGSRFIQQKLETASMEEKNMVFHEIMPQALSLMTDVFGNYVIQKFFEHGTAAQIRELADQLTGHVLTLSLQMYGCRVIQKAIEVVDMDQQTKMVTELDGHIMRCVRDQNGNHVIQKCIECVPEDAIHFIVSTFYDQVVTLSTHPYGCRVIQRVLEYCHDTKTQQIMMDEILQSVCMLAQDQYGNYVVQHVLEHGKPYERSAIIKELTGQIVQMSQQKFASNVIEKCLTFGTPAERQVLVNEMLGSTYENEPLQIMMKDQFANYVVQKVLETCDDQQLELILNRIKVHLNALKKYTYGKHIVARVEKLVAAGERRISILTLNPAQMV from the exons ATGGTGAGTGACAGTTACGGTAAGATGATATCTGATGTGGCAATTCGATCGATGTTGAAGAACGGTGAATATGCAGGCGAAGATTTGGGGGTTCTGAGAGAGAGGGAACTCGCTAGGTTGCGAAGTGGGTCGGCCCCTCCGACTGTGGAGGGGTCATTGACGGCTGTGGGAGGGTTGTTTGAAGGGTCTCCGGCTGCGCCTGGTTATGGTGGCAGGAGGGGTTTTGGGAGCGAGGAGGAGCTTCGGGCTGATCCCAATTACGCCAATTATTATTACTCTAATGTGAATCTGAACCCGCGTTTGCCGCCTCCACTGGCCTCCAAGGAGGACTGGCGGTTCGTGCAGCGGTTGAGAGGTGGTTCTAAGGTGGGCGGTGTTGGGGATAGGAGGATGACCAGTGATGATGGTGTAATTGAAGGGGGTGATAACAACCCTTTGTTTTCTGTGCACCCTGCTGGGTTTGGTGTGAAGGAGGAGGGTGGTTTGAAGCACCGCAAAGGCGGTCCGGAATGGAGTGGTGAGgatgggttgatggggttgccGGCATTAGGCCTAGGGAGTAGGCAGAAGAGCATTGCAGAACTGTTTCAG GATGAAATAAATAATGCATCATCTGGATCTAAGCACCCTCATAATCTACCTAGCAGTAATTTATTTGATGACATTGCTGAAAAATCTGAAACCCATGCTGCTTATGTGCATCAAGAACTGAATGCCCTGCGGTCTGGTGGAAATAAGCTGGGCATATCTGCTGCCCAAAATTTTGTTGGTTCGGGACCTCAAACCTATGCTTCCGCCTTAGGTGCCTCCCTATCAAGGAGTAGCACCCCTGACTCTCAGCTTCTACCAAGAGCTGCTAGTCCTTGCCTTCCACCCATTGGTGATGGCAGGTCCACTTCAGCTGATAAAAAAAGTTCTAACGGTCAAAATTTACTCAATGCTGTCTCATCTAATTTAAACGAGTCTGCAGATCTGGCGTCTGCTTTAGCTGGTATAAATTTATCCACAAAAGATATAATAGATGATGAAAAATATTCCCAGTCATCTAGGCACAGTGAAGATTATACTCACAGTTTTAAACAGCAGCCTTACTTAAACAGTCCTGATTCCTTGGCTTTTCAACGTCATTCTGCTACCCAATCCCATTTAAAAGTGAATAAAGTCAGCAGTTTTGGATTGGATCTGAATAAATCGTCAGGGTATGCAGATGAACAGCTAGAACCCCACAAGGCTGGTGGAATTTCTCTTAACACGCATTTGAAAGGACATTCTGCAGCAACTTTTAGGAGCAGAGGTAGTTCACCTGCTCACTATCAGAATGTTGAAGATATCTCATATCCAAACTATGGCATGAATGGATATAGTGTTAATCCTCCATCACCATCTATGATGGCAGGCCAGCTTGGGAGTGGGAATTTGCCTCCTTTCTTCGAAAATGCTGTTGTTGCTGCATCTGCACTAGGATTGAATGCTATGGACTCTATAGCACTGGGAAGAGGTGTAACTTTAGGACCTTTATTGGCTGCAACTGAATTACAAAATTCTAGCAGGCTTGGAAGTCATGCTGCCGGTAGCAATCAACAGTTGCCTTTGATGGACCCTTTGTATCTTCAGTATCTGAGATCGGGGGATGTTGCTTCTGCTGCACAGATTGCTGCACTTAAGGAATCAGTGATAAATAGGGAATGCACAGATTTACTTGGCCTCCAAAAAGCTTATGTTGAGTCTTTGATTACTCCCCAAAATTCACATTTCAATGTTCCATACCTTGGTAAATCAGCTACCCTGAGCCCTAATTCTTTTGGAAATCCTTCATATGGTCTGGCCACATCATATCCAGGAAGCCCACTGGCTGGTTCCCTTTTCCCTAACTCCTTCTATGGACCGGGTAGTCCAATGAACCAAAGTGAACGAAATATGCGTTTGTCTGGGATGAGGAATGTAGTAGGGGGTTTCATGGGAGCTTGGCATTCAGACACAGTTGGTAGCTTAGAAGAGAATTTTGCATCTTCCTTGCTTGATGAGTTCAAAAGTAATAAGACCAAATGTTTTGAACTTTCAGAAATTGCTGGGCATGTTGTTGAATTCAG TGCTGATCAGTATGGAAGCCGATTTATACAACAGAAACTTGAGACAGCCTCGATGGAAGAGAAAAACATGGTTTTCCATGAAATCATGCCACAAGCACTTTCTCTAATGACTGATGTCTTCGGTAATTATGTGATTCAGAAG TTTTTTGAACATGGAACAGCTGCACAGATAAGGGAACTGGCTGATCAGCTTACGGGTCATGTGCTGACCCTGAGTCTGCAAATGTATGGCTGTCGGGTTATCCAGAAG GCTATTGAAGTTGTTGACATGGATCAGCAGACTAAAATGGTTACAGAGTTGGATGGTCATATCATGCGTTGTGTGCGTGATCAAAATGGAAATCATGTCATCCAGAAATGTATTGAATGTGTACCAGAGGATGCAATCCATTTTATTGTTTCAACGTTTTATGATCAGGTTGTGACATTGTCAACTCATCCTTATGGTTGCCGCGTTATACAG AGAGTCTTGGAGTACTGCCATGATACAAAAACACAACAGATTATGATGGATGAAATTTTGCAATCTGTGTGTATGTTAGCTCAAGACCAATATGGAAATTATGTTGTGCAG CATGTGCTGGAACATGGCAAACCTTATGAACGCTCAGCTATAATCAAAGAATTAACTGGGCAAATAGTGCAGATGAGCCAGCAGAAGTTTGCCTCTAATGTTATAGAAAAGTGCCTTACCTTTGGAACACCTGCCGAGCGTCAAGTCCTTGTGAATGAGATGCTTGGTTCCACTTATGAAAACGAACCCCTGCAG ATTATGATGAAGGATCAGTTTGCAAACTACGTTGTACAGAAAGTGCTGGAAACCTGTGATGACCAGCAGCTTGAGCTAATCCTTAATCGAATAAAGGTTCACCTGAATGCCTTGAAGAAGTATACCTATGGGAAGCACATTGTTGCCCGTGTAGAGAAATTGGTTGCTGCTGGGG AGAGGAGGATTAGTATTTTGACTCTAAATCCTGCACAGATGGTATAG
- the LOC108338066 gene encoding pumilio homolog 1 isoform X3 — MYHCFWLCGRTIRSEPLEILHGQQDEINNASSGSKHPHNLPSSNLFDDIAEKSETHAAYVHQELNALRSGGNKLGISAAQNFVGSGPQTYASALGASLSRSSTPDSQLLPRAASPCLPPIGDGRSTSADKKSSNGQNLLNAVSSNLNESADLASALAGINLSTKDIIDDEKYSQSSRHSEDYTHSFKQQPYLNSPDSLAFQRHSATQSHLKVNKVSSFGLDLNKSSGYADEQLEPHKAGGISLNTHLKGHSAATFRSRGSSPAHYQNVEDISYPNYGMNGYSVNPPSPSMMAGQLGSGNLPPFFENAVVAASALGLNAMDSIALGRGVTLGPLLAATELQNSSRLGSHAAGSNQQLPLMDPLYLQYLRSGDVASAAQIAALKESVINRECTDLLGLQKAYVESLITPQNSHFNVPYLGKSATLSPNSFGNPSYGLATSYPGSPLAGSLFPNSFYGPGSPMNQSERNMRLSGMRNVVGGFMGAWHSDTVGSLEENFASSLLDEFKSNKTKCFELSEIAGHVVEFSADQYGSRFIQQKLETASMEEKNMVFHEIMPQALSLMTDVFGNYVIQKFFEHGTAAQIRELADQLTGHVLTLSLQMYGCRVIQKAIEVVDMDQQTKMVTELDGHIMRCVRDQNGNHVIQKCIECVPEDAIHFIVSTFYDQVVTLSTHPYGCRVIQRVLEYCHDTKTQQIMMDEILQSVCMLAQDQYGNYVVQHVLEHGKPYERSAIIKELTGQIVQMSQQKFASNVIEKCLTFGTPAERQVLVNEMLGSTYENEPLQIMMKDQFANYVVQKVLETCDDQQLELILNRIKVHLNALKKYTYGKHIVARVEKLVAAGERRISILTLNPAQMV, encoded by the exons ATGTATCACTGTTTCTGGCTATGTGGAAGAACCATCAGAAGTGAACCTCTTGAGATTCTCCATGGTCAG CAGGATGAAATAAATAATGCATCATCTGGATCTAAGCACCCTCATAATCTACCTAGCAGTAATTTATTTGATGACATTGCTGAAAAATCTGAAACCCATGCTGCTTATGTGCATCAAGAACTGAATGCCCTGCGGTCTGGTGGAAATAAGCTGGGCATATCTGCTGCCCAAAATTTTGTTGGTTCGGGACCTCAAACCTATGCTTCCGCCTTAGGTGCCTCCCTATCAAGGAGTAGCACCCCTGACTCTCAGCTTCTACCAAGAGCTGCTAGTCCTTGCCTTCCACCCATTGGTGATGGCAGGTCCACTTCAGCTGATAAAAAAAGTTCTAACGGTCAAAATTTACTCAATGCTGTCTCATCTAATTTAAACGAGTCTGCAGATCTGGCGTCTGCTTTAGCTGGTATAAATTTATCCACAAAAGATATAATAGATGATGAAAAATATTCCCAGTCATCTAGGCACAGTGAAGATTATACTCACAGTTTTAAACAGCAGCCTTACTTAAACAGTCCTGATTCCTTGGCTTTTCAACGTCATTCTGCTACCCAATCCCATTTAAAAGTGAATAAAGTCAGCAGTTTTGGATTGGATCTGAATAAATCGTCAGGGTATGCAGATGAACAGCTAGAACCCCACAAGGCTGGTGGAATTTCTCTTAACACGCATTTGAAAGGACATTCTGCAGCAACTTTTAGGAGCAGAGGTAGTTCACCTGCTCACTATCAGAATGTTGAAGATATCTCATATCCAAACTATGGCATGAATGGATATAGTGTTAATCCTCCATCACCATCTATGATGGCAGGCCAGCTTGGGAGTGGGAATTTGCCTCCTTTCTTCGAAAATGCTGTTGTTGCTGCATCTGCACTAGGATTGAATGCTATGGACTCTATAGCACTGGGAAGAGGTGTAACTTTAGGACCTTTATTGGCTGCAACTGAATTACAAAATTCTAGCAGGCTTGGAAGTCATGCTGCCGGTAGCAATCAACAGTTGCCTTTGATGGACCCTTTGTATCTTCAGTATCTGAGATCGGGGGATGTTGCTTCTGCTGCACAGATTGCTGCACTTAAGGAATCAGTGATAAATAGGGAATGCACAGATTTACTTGGCCTCCAAAAAGCTTATGTTGAGTCTTTGATTACTCCCCAAAATTCACATTTCAATGTTCCATACCTTGGTAAATCAGCTACCCTGAGCCCTAATTCTTTTGGAAATCCTTCATATGGTCTGGCCACATCATATCCAGGAAGCCCACTGGCTGGTTCCCTTTTCCCTAACTCCTTCTATGGACCGGGTAGTCCAATGAACCAAAGTGAACGAAATATGCGTTTGTCTGGGATGAGGAATGTAGTAGGGGGTTTCATGGGAGCTTGGCATTCAGACACAGTTGGTAGCTTAGAAGAGAATTTTGCATCTTCCTTGCTTGATGAGTTCAAAAGTAATAAGACCAAATGTTTTGAACTTTCAGAAATTGCTGGGCATGTTGTTGAATTCAG TGCTGATCAGTATGGAAGCCGATTTATACAACAGAAACTTGAGACAGCCTCGATGGAAGAGAAAAACATGGTTTTCCATGAAATCATGCCACAAGCACTTTCTCTAATGACTGATGTCTTCGGTAATTATGTGATTCAGAAG TTTTTTGAACATGGAACAGCTGCACAGATAAGGGAACTGGCTGATCAGCTTACGGGTCATGTGCTGACCCTGAGTCTGCAAATGTATGGCTGTCGGGTTATCCAGAAG GCTATTGAAGTTGTTGACATGGATCAGCAGACTAAAATGGTTACAGAGTTGGATGGTCATATCATGCGTTGTGTGCGTGATCAAAATGGAAATCATGTCATCCAGAAATGTATTGAATGTGTACCAGAGGATGCAATCCATTTTATTGTTTCAACGTTTTATGATCAGGTTGTGACATTGTCAACTCATCCTTATGGTTGCCGCGTTATACAG AGAGTCTTGGAGTACTGCCATGATACAAAAACACAACAGATTATGATGGATGAAATTTTGCAATCTGTGTGTATGTTAGCTCAAGACCAATATGGAAATTATGTTGTGCAG CATGTGCTGGAACATGGCAAACCTTATGAACGCTCAGCTATAATCAAAGAATTAACTGGGCAAATAGTGCAGATGAGCCAGCAGAAGTTTGCCTCTAATGTTATAGAAAAGTGCCTTACCTTTGGAACACCTGCCGAGCGTCAAGTCCTTGTGAATGAGATGCTTGGTTCCACTTATGAAAACGAACCCCTGCAG ATTATGATGAAGGATCAGTTTGCAAACTACGTTGTACAGAAAGTGCTGGAAACCTGTGATGACCAGCAGCTTGAGCTAATCCTTAATCGAATAAAGGTTCACCTGAATGCCTTGAAGAAGTATACCTATGGGAAGCACATTGTTGCCCGTGTAGAGAAATTGGTTGCTGCTGGGG AGAGGAGGATTAGTATTTTGACTCTAAATCCTGCACAGATGGTATAG
- the LOC108338066 gene encoding pumilio homolog 1 isoform X1, whose product MVSDSYGKMISDVAIRSMLKNGEYAGEDLGVLRERELARLRSGSAPPTVEGSLTAVGGLFEGSPAAPGYGGRRGFGSEEELRADPNYANYYYSNVNLNPRLPPPLASKEDWRFVQRLRGGSKVGGVGDRRMTSDDGVIEGGDNNPLFSVHPAGFGVKEEGGLKHRKGGPEWSGEDGLMGLPALGLGSRQKSIAELFQQDEINNASSGSKHPHNLPSSNLFDDIAEKSETHAAYVHQELNALRSGGNKLGISAAQNFVGSGPQTYASALGASLSRSSTPDSQLLPRAASPCLPPIGDGRSTSADKKSSNGQNLLNAVSSNLNESADLASALAGINLSTKDIIDDEKYSQSSRHSEDYTHSFKQQPYLNSPDSLAFQRHSATQSHLKVNKVSSFGLDLNKSSGYADEQLEPHKAGGISLNTHLKGHSAATFRSRGSSPAHYQNVEDISYPNYGMNGYSVNPPSPSMMAGQLGSGNLPPFFENAVVAASALGLNAMDSIALGRGVTLGPLLAATELQNSSRLGSHAAGSNQQLPLMDPLYLQYLRSGDVASAAQIAALKESVINRECTDLLGLQKAYVESLITPQNSHFNVPYLGKSATLSPNSFGNPSYGLATSYPGSPLAGSLFPNSFYGPGSPMNQSERNMRLSGMRNVVGGFMGAWHSDTVGSLEENFASSLLDEFKSNKTKCFELSEIAGHVVEFSADQYGSRFIQQKLETASMEEKNMVFHEIMPQALSLMTDVFGNYVIQKFFEHGTAAQIRELADQLTGHVLTLSLQMYGCRVIQKAIEVVDMDQQTKMVTELDGHIMRCVRDQNGNHVIQKCIECVPEDAIHFIVSTFYDQVVTLSTHPYGCRVIQRVLEYCHDTKTQQIMMDEILQSVCMLAQDQYGNYVVQHVLEHGKPYERSAIIKELTGQIVQMSQQKFASNVIEKCLTFGTPAERQVLVNEMLGSTYENEPLQIMMKDQFANYVVQKVLETCDDQQLELILNRIKVHLNALKKYTYGKHIVARVEKLVAAGERRISILTLNPAQMV is encoded by the exons ATGGTGAGTGACAGTTACGGTAAGATGATATCTGATGTGGCAATTCGATCGATGTTGAAGAACGGTGAATATGCAGGCGAAGATTTGGGGGTTCTGAGAGAGAGGGAACTCGCTAGGTTGCGAAGTGGGTCGGCCCCTCCGACTGTGGAGGGGTCATTGACGGCTGTGGGAGGGTTGTTTGAAGGGTCTCCGGCTGCGCCTGGTTATGGTGGCAGGAGGGGTTTTGGGAGCGAGGAGGAGCTTCGGGCTGATCCCAATTACGCCAATTATTATTACTCTAATGTGAATCTGAACCCGCGTTTGCCGCCTCCACTGGCCTCCAAGGAGGACTGGCGGTTCGTGCAGCGGTTGAGAGGTGGTTCTAAGGTGGGCGGTGTTGGGGATAGGAGGATGACCAGTGATGATGGTGTAATTGAAGGGGGTGATAACAACCCTTTGTTTTCTGTGCACCCTGCTGGGTTTGGTGTGAAGGAGGAGGGTGGTTTGAAGCACCGCAAAGGCGGTCCGGAATGGAGTGGTGAGgatgggttgatggggttgccGGCATTAGGCCTAGGGAGTAGGCAGAAGAGCATTGCAGAACTGTTTCAG CAGGATGAAATAAATAATGCATCATCTGGATCTAAGCACCCTCATAATCTACCTAGCAGTAATTTATTTGATGACATTGCTGAAAAATCTGAAACCCATGCTGCTTATGTGCATCAAGAACTGAATGCCCTGCGGTCTGGTGGAAATAAGCTGGGCATATCTGCTGCCCAAAATTTTGTTGGTTCGGGACCTCAAACCTATGCTTCCGCCTTAGGTGCCTCCCTATCAAGGAGTAGCACCCCTGACTCTCAGCTTCTACCAAGAGCTGCTAGTCCTTGCCTTCCACCCATTGGTGATGGCAGGTCCACTTCAGCTGATAAAAAAAGTTCTAACGGTCAAAATTTACTCAATGCTGTCTCATCTAATTTAAACGAGTCTGCAGATCTGGCGTCTGCTTTAGCTGGTATAAATTTATCCACAAAAGATATAATAGATGATGAAAAATATTCCCAGTCATCTAGGCACAGTGAAGATTATACTCACAGTTTTAAACAGCAGCCTTACTTAAACAGTCCTGATTCCTTGGCTTTTCAACGTCATTCTGCTACCCAATCCCATTTAAAAGTGAATAAAGTCAGCAGTTTTGGATTGGATCTGAATAAATCGTCAGGGTATGCAGATGAACAGCTAGAACCCCACAAGGCTGGTGGAATTTCTCTTAACACGCATTTGAAAGGACATTCTGCAGCAACTTTTAGGAGCAGAGGTAGTTCACCTGCTCACTATCAGAATGTTGAAGATATCTCATATCCAAACTATGGCATGAATGGATATAGTGTTAATCCTCCATCACCATCTATGATGGCAGGCCAGCTTGGGAGTGGGAATTTGCCTCCTTTCTTCGAAAATGCTGTTGTTGCTGCATCTGCACTAGGATTGAATGCTATGGACTCTATAGCACTGGGAAGAGGTGTAACTTTAGGACCTTTATTGGCTGCAACTGAATTACAAAATTCTAGCAGGCTTGGAAGTCATGCTGCCGGTAGCAATCAACAGTTGCCTTTGATGGACCCTTTGTATCTTCAGTATCTGAGATCGGGGGATGTTGCTTCTGCTGCACAGATTGCTGCACTTAAGGAATCAGTGATAAATAGGGAATGCACAGATTTACTTGGCCTCCAAAAAGCTTATGTTGAGTCTTTGATTACTCCCCAAAATTCACATTTCAATGTTCCATACCTTGGTAAATCAGCTACCCTGAGCCCTAATTCTTTTGGAAATCCTTCATATGGTCTGGCCACATCATATCCAGGAAGCCCACTGGCTGGTTCCCTTTTCCCTAACTCCTTCTATGGACCGGGTAGTCCAATGAACCAAAGTGAACGAAATATGCGTTTGTCTGGGATGAGGAATGTAGTAGGGGGTTTCATGGGAGCTTGGCATTCAGACACAGTTGGTAGCTTAGAAGAGAATTTTGCATCTTCCTTGCTTGATGAGTTCAAAAGTAATAAGACCAAATGTTTTGAACTTTCAGAAATTGCTGGGCATGTTGTTGAATTCAG TGCTGATCAGTATGGAAGCCGATTTATACAACAGAAACTTGAGACAGCCTCGATGGAAGAGAAAAACATGGTTTTCCATGAAATCATGCCACAAGCACTTTCTCTAATGACTGATGTCTTCGGTAATTATGTGATTCAGAAG TTTTTTGAACATGGAACAGCTGCACAGATAAGGGAACTGGCTGATCAGCTTACGGGTCATGTGCTGACCCTGAGTCTGCAAATGTATGGCTGTCGGGTTATCCAGAAG GCTATTGAAGTTGTTGACATGGATCAGCAGACTAAAATGGTTACAGAGTTGGATGGTCATATCATGCGTTGTGTGCGTGATCAAAATGGAAATCATGTCATCCAGAAATGTATTGAATGTGTACCAGAGGATGCAATCCATTTTATTGTTTCAACGTTTTATGATCAGGTTGTGACATTGTCAACTCATCCTTATGGTTGCCGCGTTATACAG AGAGTCTTGGAGTACTGCCATGATACAAAAACACAACAGATTATGATGGATGAAATTTTGCAATCTGTGTGTATGTTAGCTCAAGACCAATATGGAAATTATGTTGTGCAG CATGTGCTGGAACATGGCAAACCTTATGAACGCTCAGCTATAATCAAAGAATTAACTGGGCAAATAGTGCAGATGAGCCAGCAGAAGTTTGCCTCTAATGTTATAGAAAAGTGCCTTACCTTTGGAACACCTGCCGAGCGTCAAGTCCTTGTGAATGAGATGCTTGGTTCCACTTATGAAAACGAACCCCTGCAG ATTATGATGAAGGATCAGTTTGCAAACTACGTTGTACAGAAAGTGCTGGAAACCTGTGATGACCAGCAGCTTGAGCTAATCCTTAATCGAATAAAGGTTCACCTGAATGCCTTGAAGAAGTATACCTATGGGAAGCACATTGTTGCCCGTGTAGAGAAATTGGTTGCTGCTGGGG AGAGGAGGATTAGTATTTTGACTCTAAATCCTGCACAGATGGTATAG